A single genomic interval of Pangasianodon hypophthalmus isolate fPanHyp1 chromosome 8, fPanHyp1.pri, whole genome shotgun sequence harbors:
- the prickle3 gene encoding prickle planar cell polarity protein 3 isoform X1, whose product MFTRGSKKRRSNRSEEDPDRGQPCMRCGEQCPGLRMHGWRKICVHCKCVREEHAVRSVPGQLEKMMTKLVSDFQRHSISDDDSGCASEEYAWVPPGLKPEQVYQYFSCIPEDKVPYVNSPGERYRIKQLLHQLPAHDSEPQYCNSLDEEEKKELRLFSQQRKRENLGRGNVRLFPVTMTGAICQQCGRQIYGGDIAVFASRAGHGTCWHPQCFQCATCSELLVDLIYFYQDGHIYCGRHHAERIKPRCQACDEIILADECTEAEGRHWHMRHFCCFECETALGGQRYIMRESRPYCCTCYESLYAEYCDTCGEHIGIDQGQMTYEGQHWHASEACFCCARCQLPLLGRPFLPRGGLIFCSRSCSLGEDPNNSDSCDSALQCKPTSHKLVHQQQKERSSPLRPPAGSSLTTATAKLSTASTSTPLSESRGVHTSFFHLQNGGPPPPPYGQTHPQSSHSPTLANGWGPLPNGDQSNTDEHSEQEYMVELNGYAEFGPFPPSCTSRGTSTAKDTGRVESSSGILPQPHPSPEVDSQEDADFFPPPPPPVFIGPDDLPILPQPDEPHPSPPPPQFGRSSTARVSFREPISSSYSVEEDEEEEEEEEEVEVEMERKEEDEVEQEEEEDEADGGSGHGLHLRAGMPPQMDLLDGSYRRSFRQGCTSPPGRSRLVSDSPLHLGTEKHFRRSRRDRPRLDSLEWRGGEREHTARPPSITSPGNGNSRLTLHSTHYRHEDSCSTCSSSSDSEEEGFFLGQRIPLPPQLTGEREREGERGETEGKSKRGSLRRRRRTQSLSAKDKDKDKNCILS is encoded by the exons GAAGATCTGTGTGCACTGTAAGTGTGTGCGTGAAGAGCATGCGGTGCGCTCCGTGCCCGGGCAGCTGGAGAAGATGATGACGAAGCTGGTGTCCGACTTCCAGAGGCACTCCATCTCGGACGACGACTCGGGATGCGCCTCGGAGGAGTACGCCTGGGTGCCGCCTGGTCTCAAGCCCGAACAG GTATATCAGTACTTCAGCTGTATTCCTGAGGACAAGGTACCTTATGTCAACAGCCCGGGAGAAAGATATCGCATTAAACAGCTCCTCCATCAGCTCCCAGCTCATGACAGTGAG CCACAGTACTGTAACTCTCTGgatgaggaggagaaaaaggagCTGCGGTTGTTCAGTcagcagaggaagagagagaaccTAGGCCGTGGCAATGTGCGCCTCTTTCCTGTCACCATGACCGGAGCCATCTGccaacag TGTGGGAGGCAGATTTATGGAGGTGATATAGCCGTGTTTGCCTCCCGTGCGGGTCATGGCACCTGCTGGCACCCTCAGTGCTTCCAGTGTGCCACCTGCAGCGAGCTGCTAGTCGACCTCATCTACTTCTACCAGGACGGCCATATCTACTGCGGACGTCACCACGCCGAGCGCATCAAACCACGCTGCCAGGCCTGTGATGAG ATCATTCTGGCTGACGAGTGCACGGAAGCAGAGGGACGCCACTGGCACATGAGGCATTTCTGCTGCTTTGAGTGTGAGACGGCACTCGGTGGACAGCGCTACATCATGAGAGAGAGCCGGCCATACTGCTGTACCTGCTACGAGTCTCTGTATGCTGAGTACTGCGACACCTGCGGAGAGCACATCG GTATAGATCAGGGGCAGATGACGTATGAGGGGCAGCACTGGCACGCGTCCGAGGCGTGTTTTTGCTGTGCCCGCTGTCAGCTGCCCCTGTTGGGCAGACCCTTCCTCCCCCGTGGGGGGCTCATCTTCTGTTCCCGCTCCTGCTCTCTGGGAGAAGACCCCAATAACTCTGACTCCTGTGACTCCGCCCTGCAGTGCAAACCAACCTCACACAAACTCGTACATCAACAGCAGAAAGAACGCAGTTCACCTCTGCGACCACCAGCGGGCAGCAGTCTCACCACTGCAACTGCTAAACTTTCTACTGCAAGCACATCAACCCCTTTATCAGAAAGCAGAG GCGTGCACACttcatttttccatttacaaaATGGCggtcctccacctccaccttaTGGACAAACTCACCCTCAAAGCTCACATTCTCCTACCTTAGCCAATGGTTGGGGACCGCTTCCAAACGGAGACCAATCAAACACAGATGAACACTCAGAGCAGGAGTACATGGTGGAACTGAACGGATACGCTGAATTCGGGCCTTTTCCACCCAGCTGTACCTCCAGAGGAACCTCGACAGCAAAGGACACTGGGAGAGTGGAGAGCAGCTCAG GAATTCTTCCTCAGCCCCACCCATCACCTGAGGTTGACTCCCAAGAAGATGCAGACTTTTtcccaccacctccacctcctgtCTTCATCGGCCCTGATGATTTACCAATCCTACCCCAGCCTGATGAGCCCCACCCCTCCCCTCCTCCACCACAGTTTGGACGAAGCAGCACAGCCAGGGTCAGCTTCAGGGAGCCAATCAGCTCCAGCTATTCagtggaggaggatgaggaagaggaggaggaggaggaggaagtggaggTTGAAATggagaggaaagaggaagaTGAGGTAGagcaggaagaagaggaagatgaagCTGATGGAGGCTCAGGGCACGGACTACACCTTCGAGCTGGAATGCCACCTCAGATGGACCTTTTGg aCGGCTCGTACCGTCGCAGTTTCCGGCAGGGGTGCACAAGCCCACCTGGCCGAAGCCGCCTGGTCTCGGACTCCCCCCTCCACCTGGGCACGGAGAAACACTTCCGTCGCTCCAGACGCGACAGACCTCGTCTAGATTCTCTGGagtggagaggaggagagagagagcacaccgCACGCCcaccctccatcacctccccTGGGAACGGAAATTCCCGTTTGACGCttcactccacccactacagACACGAAGACTCCTGTTCAACCTGCTCATCCTCCTCCGACTCTGAAGAAGAGGGCTTCTTCCTTGGCCAGCGGATTCCTCTACCTCCTCAGCtgacgggggagagagagagggagggagagagaggagagacagaggggaaaAGCAAGAGAGGGAgtctgaggaggaggaggaggacacaAAGTCTCAGTGCGAAGGACAAAGACAAGGACAAAAACTGCATATTGTCTTGA
- the prickle3 gene encoding prickle-like protein 1-B isoform X2 — MHEWSYGDLRKICVHCKCVREEHAVRSVPGQLEKMMTKLVSDFQRHSISDDDSGCASEEYAWVPPGLKPEQVYQYFSCIPEDKVPYVNSPGERYRIKQLLHQLPAHDSEPQYCNSLDEEEKKELRLFSQQRKRENLGRGNVRLFPVTMTGAICQQCGRQIYGGDIAVFASRAGHGTCWHPQCFQCATCSELLVDLIYFYQDGHIYCGRHHAERIKPRCQACDEIILADECTEAEGRHWHMRHFCCFECETALGGQRYIMRESRPYCCTCYESLYAEYCDTCGEHIGIDQGQMTYEGQHWHASEACFCCARCQLPLLGRPFLPRGGLIFCSRSCSLGEDPNNSDSCDSALQCKPTSHKLVHQQQKERSSPLRPPAGSSLTTATAKLSTASTSTPLSESRGVHTSFFHLQNGGPPPPPYGQTHPQSSHSPTLANGWGPLPNGDQSNTDEHSEQEYMVELNGYAEFGPFPPSCTSRGTSTAKDTGRVESSSGILPQPHPSPEVDSQEDADFFPPPPPPVFIGPDDLPILPQPDEPHPSPPPPQFGRSSTARVSFREPISSSYSVEEDEEEEEEEEEVEVEMERKEEDEVEQEEEEDEADGGSGHGLHLRAGMPPQMDLLDGSYRRSFRQGCTSPPGRSRLVSDSPLHLGTEKHFRRSRRDRPRLDSLEWRGGEREHTARPPSITSPGNGNSRLTLHSTHYRHEDSCSTCSSSSDSEEEGFFLGQRIPLPPQLTGEREREGERGETEGKSKRGSLRRRRRTQSLSAKDKDKDKNCILS; from the exons GAAGATCTGTGTGCACTGTAAGTGTGTGCGTGAAGAGCATGCGGTGCGCTCCGTGCCCGGGCAGCTGGAGAAGATGATGACGAAGCTGGTGTCCGACTTCCAGAGGCACTCCATCTCGGACGACGACTCGGGATGCGCCTCGGAGGAGTACGCCTGGGTGCCGCCTGGTCTCAAGCCCGAACAG GTATATCAGTACTTCAGCTGTATTCCTGAGGACAAGGTACCTTATGTCAACAGCCCGGGAGAAAGATATCGCATTAAACAGCTCCTCCATCAGCTCCCAGCTCATGACAGTGAG CCACAGTACTGTAACTCTCTGgatgaggaggagaaaaaggagCTGCGGTTGTTCAGTcagcagaggaagagagagaaccTAGGCCGTGGCAATGTGCGCCTCTTTCCTGTCACCATGACCGGAGCCATCTGccaacag TGTGGGAGGCAGATTTATGGAGGTGATATAGCCGTGTTTGCCTCCCGTGCGGGTCATGGCACCTGCTGGCACCCTCAGTGCTTCCAGTGTGCCACCTGCAGCGAGCTGCTAGTCGACCTCATCTACTTCTACCAGGACGGCCATATCTACTGCGGACGTCACCACGCCGAGCGCATCAAACCACGCTGCCAGGCCTGTGATGAG ATCATTCTGGCTGACGAGTGCACGGAAGCAGAGGGACGCCACTGGCACATGAGGCATTTCTGCTGCTTTGAGTGTGAGACGGCACTCGGTGGACAGCGCTACATCATGAGAGAGAGCCGGCCATACTGCTGTACCTGCTACGAGTCTCTGTATGCTGAGTACTGCGACACCTGCGGAGAGCACATCG GTATAGATCAGGGGCAGATGACGTATGAGGGGCAGCACTGGCACGCGTCCGAGGCGTGTTTTTGCTGTGCCCGCTGTCAGCTGCCCCTGTTGGGCAGACCCTTCCTCCCCCGTGGGGGGCTCATCTTCTGTTCCCGCTCCTGCTCTCTGGGAGAAGACCCCAATAACTCTGACTCCTGTGACTCCGCCCTGCAGTGCAAACCAACCTCACACAAACTCGTACATCAACAGCAGAAAGAACGCAGTTCACCTCTGCGACCACCAGCGGGCAGCAGTCTCACCACTGCAACTGCTAAACTTTCTACTGCAAGCACATCAACCCCTTTATCAGAAAGCAGAG GCGTGCACACttcatttttccatttacaaaATGGCggtcctccacctccaccttaTGGACAAACTCACCCTCAAAGCTCACATTCTCCTACCTTAGCCAATGGTTGGGGACCGCTTCCAAACGGAGACCAATCAAACACAGATGAACACTCAGAGCAGGAGTACATGGTGGAACTGAACGGATACGCTGAATTCGGGCCTTTTCCACCCAGCTGTACCTCCAGAGGAACCTCGACAGCAAAGGACACTGGGAGAGTGGAGAGCAGCTCAG GAATTCTTCCTCAGCCCCACCCATCACCTGAGGTTGACTCCCAAGAAGATGCAGACTTTTtcccaccacctccacctcctgtCTTCATCGGCCCTGATGATTTACCAATCCTACCCCAGCCTGATGAGCCCCACCCCTCCCCTCCTCCACCACAGTTTGGACGAAGCAGCACAGCCAGGGTCAGCTTCAGGGAGCCAATCAGCTCCAGCTATTCagtggaggaggatgaggaagaggaggaggaggaggaggaagtggaggTTGAAATggagaggaaagaggaagaTGAGGTAGagcaggaagaagaggaagatgaagCTGATGGAGGCTCAGGGCACGGACTACACCTTCGAGCTGGAATGCCACCTCAGATGGACCTTTTGg aCGGCTCGTACCGTCGCAGTTTCCGGCAGGGGTGCACAAGCCCACCTGGCCGAAGCCGCCTGGTCTCGGACTCCCCCCTCCACCTGGGCACGGAGAAACACTTCCGTCGCTCCAGACGCGACAGACCTCGTCTAGATTCTCTGGagtggagaggaggagagagagagcacaccgCACGCCcaccctccatcacctccccTGGGAACGGAAATTCCCGTTTGACGCttcactccacccactacagACACGAAGACTCCTGTTCAACCTGCTCATCCTCCTCCGACTCTGAAGAAGAGGGCTTCTTCCTTGGCCAGCGGATTCCTCTACCTCCTCAGCtgacgggggagagagagagggagggagagagaggagagacagaggggaaaAGCAAGAGAGGGAgtctgaggaggaggaggaggacacaAAGTCTCAGTGCGAAGGACAAAGACAAGGACAAAAACTGCATATTGTCTTGA
- the prickle3 gene encoding prickle-like protein 1-B isoform X3, with product MMTKLVSDFQRHSISDDDSGCASEEYAWVPPGLKPEQVYQYFSCIPEDKVPYVNSPGERYRIKQLLHQLPAHDSEPQYCNSLDEEEKKELRLFSQQRKRENLGRGNVRLFPVTMTGAICQQCGRQIYGGDIAVFASRAGHGTCWHPQCFQCATCSELLVDLIYFYQDGHIYCGRHHAERIKPRCQACDEIILADECTEAEGRHWHMRHFCCFECETALGGQRYIMRESRPYCCTCYESLYAEYCDTCGEHIGIDQGQMTYEGQHWHASEACFCCARCQLPLLGRPFLPRGGLIFCSRSCSLGEDPNNSDSCDSALQCKPTSHKLVHQQQKERSSPLRPPAGSSLTTATAKLSTASTSTPLSESRGVHTSFFHLQNGGPPPPPYGQTHPQSSHSPTLANGWGPLPNGDQSNTDEHSEQEYMVELNGYAEFGPFPPSCTSRGTSTAKDTGRVESSSGILPQPHPSPEVDSQEDADFFPPPPPPVFIGPDDLPILPQPDEPHPSPPPPQFGRSSTARVSFREPISSSYSVEEDEEEEEEEEEVEVEMERKEEDEVEQEEEEDEADGGSGHGLHLRAGMPPQMDLLDGSYRRSFRQGCTSPPGRSRLVSDSPLHLGTEKHFRRSRRDRPRLDSLEWRGGEREHTARPPSITSPGNGNSRLTLHSTHYRHEDSCSTCSSSSDSEEEGFFLGQRIPLPPQLTGEREREGERGETEGKSKRGSLRRRRRTQSLSAKDKDKDKNCILS from the exons ATGATGACGAAGCTGGTGTCCGACTTCCAGAGGCACTCCATCTCGGACGACGACTCGGGATGCGCCTCGGAGGAGTACGCCTGGGTGCCGCCTGGTCTCAAGCCCGAACAG GTATATCAGTACTTCAGCTGTATTCCTGAGGACAAGGTACCTTATGTCAACAGCCCGGGAGAAAGATATCGCATTAAACAGCTCCTCCATCAGCTCCCAGCTCATGACAGTGAG CCACAGTACTGTAACTCTCTGgatgaggaggagaaaaaggagCTGCGGTTGTTCAGTcagcagaggaagagagagaaccTAGGCCGTGGCAATGTGCGCCTCTTTCCTGTCACCATGACCGGAGCCATCTGccaacag TGTGGGAGGCAGATTTATGGAGGTGATATAGCCGTGTTTGCCTCCCGTGCGGGTCATGGCACCTGCTGGCACCCTCAGTGCTTCCAGTGTGCCACCTGCAGCGAGCTGCTAGTCGACCTCATCTACTTCTACCAGGACGGCCATATCTACTGCGGACGTCACCACGCCGAGCGCATCAAACCACGCTGCCAGGCCTGTGATGAG ATCATTCTGGCTGACGAGTGCACGGAAGCAGAGGGACGCCACTGGCACATGAGGCATTTCTGCTGCTTTGAGTGTGAGACGGCACTCGGTGGACAGCGCTACATCATGAGAGAGAGCCGGCCATACTGCTGTACCTGCTACGAGTCTCTGTATGCTGAGTACTGCGACACCTGCGGAGAGCACATCG GTATAGATCAGGGGCAGATGACGTATGAGGGGCAGCACTGGCACGCGTCCGAGGCGTGTTTTTGCTGTGCCCGCTGTCAGCTGCCCCTGTTGGGCAGACCCTTCCTCCCCCGTGGGGGGCTCATCTTCTGTTCCCGCTCCTGCTCTCTGGGAGAAGACCCCAATAACTCTGACTCCTGTGACTCCGCCCTGCAGTGCAAACCAACCTCACACAAACTCGTACATCAACAGCAGAAAGAACGCAGTTCACCTCTGCGACCACCAGCGGGCAGCAGTCTCACCACTGCAACTGCTAAACTTTCTACTGCAAGCACATCAACCCCTTTATCAGAAAGCAGAG GCGTGCACACttcatttttccatttacaaaATGGCggtcctccacctccaccttaTGGACAAACTCACCCTCAAAGCTCACATTCTCCTACCTTAGCCAATGGTTGGGGACCGCTTCCAAACGGAGACCAATCAAACACAGATGAACACTCAGAGCAGGAGTACATGGTGGAACTGAACGGATACGCTGAATTCGGGCCTTTTCCACCCAGCTGTACCTCCAGAGGAACCTCGACAGCAAAGGACACTGGGAGAGTGGAGAGCAGCTCAG GAATTCTTCCTCAGCCCCACCCATCACCTGAGGTTGACTCCCAAGAAGATGCAGACTTTTtcccaccacctccacctcctgtCTTCATCGGCCCTGATGATTTACCAATCCTACCCCAGCCTGATGAGCCCCACCCCTCCCCTCCTCCACCACAGTTTGGACGAAGCAGCACAGCCAGGGTCAGCTTCAGGGAGCCAATCAGCTCCAGCTATTCagtggaggaggatgaggaagaggaggaggaggaggaggaagtggaggTTGAAATggagaggaaagaggaagaTGAGGTAGagcaggaagaagaggaagatgaagCTGATGGAGGCTCAGGGCACGGACTACACCTTCGAGCTGGAATGCCACCTCAGATGGACCTTTTGg aCGGCTCGTACCGTCGCAGTTTCCGGCAGGGGTGCACAAGCCCACCTGGCCGAAGCCGCCTGGTCTCGGACTCCCCCCTCCACCTGGGCACGGAGAAACACTTCCGTCGCTCCAGACGCGACAGACCTCGTCTAGATTCTCTGGagtggagaggaggagagagagagcacaccgCACGCCcaccctccatcacctccccTGGGAACGGAAATTCCCGTTTGACGCttcactccacccactacagACACGAAGACTCCTGTTCAACCTGCTCATCCTCCTCCGACTCTGAAGAAGAGGGCTTCTTCCTTGGCCAGCGGATTCCTCTACCTCCTCAGCtgacgggggagagagagagggagggagagagaggagagacagaggggaaaAGCAAGAGAGGGAgtctgaggaggaggaggaggacacaAAGTCTCAGTGCGAAGGACAAAGACAAGGACAAAAACTGCATATTGTCTTGA